Proteins from a genomic interval of Paenibacillus sp. FSL R5-0623:
- a CDS encoding extracellular solute-binding protein: MRKHKFMLLSLVFAVLLVIAACSSAPTAQPEPEKTPQEEQKPAETEPKNENSTPEMDFDMGGRTIKVVAWWDMEIQGNNPDNIQRLENLEALKKKHNFNIEYVSIDFGEYQEKVVASLMAGEPLGDLVRLGKNYAIPALTKQDLLWPVDDYIKNDKVFNQKTTKEYMQYEGKGYGFTEDQSSFINGIFYNRTLMQELGLKPLQEYVDADEWNWDTFISVAKQANKDRNNDGKLDTWGLAQTGLLEPILYSNEASLTKEDKQNLEDPKTKEALNFLSKLATEKVGRASEGGDWTEPSTFFRQGNTLMYSGAMYEVEGIMTDMQDYDIGFVPFPKGPSATAYHSGESRYQAITIPKAVENPEQLMYIWEKINEIDSIYEYPGQSTLETHLTDEADINNAREVAEGMLVLDHNTFPSLPFWDFDGELKEGVSVSTLIEKYKAPFQAAIDEVYK; this comes from the coding sequence ATGAGAAAACACAAGTTCATGCTACTGAGCCTGGTATTTGCGGTCTTGTTGGTGATTGCTGCATGCAGTTCTGCACCTACCGCTCAACCCGAGCCGGAAAAAACACCACAGGAGGAACAAAAACCCGCGGAAACCGAGCCAAAGAATGAAAACTCCACGCCAGAAATGGATTTTGACATGGGCGGCAGAACCATCAAGGTTGTTGCTTGGTGGGACATGGAAATACAGGGGAATAACCCAGACAACATTCAACGCCTTGAGAATCTCGAAGCGCTGAAGAAAAAACACAACTTTAATATTGAATACGTTTCCATCGATTTCGGTGAATATCAGGAAAAAGTAGTTGCTTCCCTGATGGCCGGTGAACCGCTTGGCGATCTTGTGAGACTGGGCAAAAACTATGCCATTCCGGCATTGACCAAACAGGATCTGTTATGGCCGGTGGATGATTATATTAAAAACGACAAGGTTTTCAACCAGAAAACAACCAAGGAATACATGCAGTATGAAGGCAAAGGTTACGGCTTTACCGAGGACCAGTCCTCGTTTATCAACGGGATTTTCTATAATCGCACGCTCATGCAAGAGCTCGGCTTGAAGCCACTTCAAGAGTATGTGGATGCCGATGAATGGAACTGGGATACGTTCATCAGCGTTGCCAAGCAAGCGAACAAGGATCGAAACAATGATGGCAAGCTGGACACTTGGGGACTCGCTCAAACGGGCTTGCTGGAACCGATTCTGTATTCCAACGAGGCTTCTCTGACCAAAGAGGATAAGCAGAACCTGGAAGATCCAAAAACAAAAGAAGCGTTGAACTTCCTGTCCAAACTGGCTACCGAGAAGGTCGGCAGAGCTTCTGAGGGCGGCGATTGGACAGAGCCATCCACGTTCTTCCGTCAAGGTAACACCTTGATGTATTCAGGTGCCATGTACGAAGTCGAAGGTATTATGACGGATATGCAGGATTATGATATTGGTTTTGTACCGTTTCCAAAAGGTCCAAGTGCAACAGCGTATCACTCCGGTGAGTCACGTTACCAAGCGATAACAATTCCAAAAGCGGTAGAGAACCCGGAACAACTGATGTACATCTGGGAGAAAATTAACGAGATCGATTCGATCTATGAGTATCCGGGACAATCCACACTGGAGACACATCTGACCGATGAAGCAGATATCAACAACGCCAGAGAGGTGGCGGAAGGTATGTTGGTTCTCGACCATAACACATTCCCGTCCTTGCCGTTCTGGGATTTTGATGGGGAACTCAAAGAAGGGGTATCCGTATCCACGCTGATCGAGAAATACAAGGCTCCTTTCCAGGCTGCGATTGATGAGGTTTACAAATAA
- a CDS encoding sugar ABC transporter permease, whose product MQAKTTKTAAAPAVHTRQVGWWSLLKRDLYLSRHYYVLMAPFMLIFFMFTVIPVGISLGLSFFHFNMLELPRFVGWQNYSRLFLNDDVFLIALKNTLLFAVITGPLSYIACFLFAWIINELSPKIRAVMTLVFYAPSISGNVFFIWLIIFSGDSYGYMNGFLMRLGVVLEPIQWLADEKYVLAIVIIVQLWLSLGTSFLAFIAGLQTIDRSLVEAGTVDGIKNRWQELWYITLPSMRPQLMFGAVMQITASFAVAEISIALAGFPSVNYAAHTVVTHLMDFGTIRFEMGYASAIATVLFALMLGTNVFTQKMLRKIGE is encoded by the coding sequence TTGCAAGCTAAAACTACCAAGACAGCCGCCGCTCCTGCCGTCCATACCCGCCAGGTCGGCTGGTGGTCCCTATTGAAGCGGGATCTGTATCTTAGCAGGCATTATTATGTATTGATGGCACCGTTTATGCTGATTTTTTTCATGTTTACTGTCATTCCGGTCGGCATTTCACTCGGGCTCAGCTTTTTTCATTTCAATATGCTGGAGCTGCCGCGATTTGTCGGCTGGCAGAACTATTCCCGGCTTTTCCTGAACGATGACGTATTTCTGATCGCGCTCAAAAACACGCTGCTTTTTGCCGTAATTACAGGTCCTCTCAGTTATATTGCCTGCTTTTTGTTTGCGTGGATCATCAATGAGCTGTCTCCTAAAATTCGGGCGGTCATGACGCTGGTTTTCTATGCCCCTTCCATATCGGGCAACGTCTTTTTCATCTGGCTGATCATCTTCTCGGGTGACAGCTACGGGTATATGAACGGCTTCTTGATGCGCCTTGGCGTCGTACTGGAACCGATCCAATGGCTCGCAGACGAGAAGTATGTACTGGCAATCGTCATTATTGTACAGCTGTGGCTGAGCCTGGGAACCAGCTTCCTGGCCTTTATTGCAGGACTGCAAACCATTGATCGTTCTCTGGTTGAAGCAGGAACCGTAGACGGGATCAAAAACCGCTGGCAGGAGCTCTGGTACATCACCTTGCCTTCGATGAGACCGCAGCTGATGTTTGGTGCGGTAATGCAGATTACCGCTTCCTTCGCCGTAGCTGAGATCTCCATCGCACTGGCAGGTTTCCCGAGCGTAAACTATGCGGCACACACAGTTGTCACGCATCTGATGGACTTCGGAACCATTCGTTTCGAGATGGGGTATGCCTCGGCCATTGCAACGGTCCTGTTTGCCCTGATGCTCGGTACAAACGTTTTCACGCAAAAAATGCTTAGAAAGATAGGTGAATGA
- a CDS encoding DUF5696 domain-containing protein, giving the protein MNYTVAKKITGMLLAGSLLLGGCQFSPTPLAHETVTAADPTDFPSLPPGEKLKSSFSDVRLPGMVGIAQNAALQLFINEETAEIAVIHTQSGQIWRSNPADREQDGVAAGINKDLLSSQTKLSFFNSLGQSSTVNSFTDSVAHKQISYEVLPSGVRVHYQFGSTERSIEDLPMKISKERFEQKLLAQLDKAGQRALKVGYAEDKDEGAYVRIDKAMQGLQLSRALKAFDTAGYTSEDLAQDHAEFGIEEERSGPRLFMLTMEYELDGEDLLVRVPSSGIHFPEEYPINNISVMDYFGAGGTKEEGSILVPDGSGALIHFNNGKLQYPAYQQDIYGPDMTMKLREASSNEARARLPVFGLIRKEGAFLGIIEEGDAVAVVNADISGKLNSYNNVYPSFYVVNKSDVTLQASDMVRTLPKFQKKPTVSDFVVRYAFVGADKASYSGLATLYRDYLMQNGGLPELNASKEQSNVPFYLQLFGGMTTRQHMLGIPYDSTEALTTFDEAKNILSALTEKKVSNIQVRYAGWLNGGLHHRLPDSIQVDGAVGGKKGLRDFSTYTQEAGIGFYPDIALLNVQSKKGFKPSKEASRTLTQEPAVLYPMNQAIQRRDRDRSPSYVLSPNMLEDVTADMLDELRSLQKDGLSLSLNDLAAQLNSDMNPKKLVDRTQALGSVKKALEQIGQQSGSLVAEGGNAYALPYVTDLTDAPMTSSRFKLEDEEIPFYQLVVHGSIGYTGTPYNLSTYTNARQYVLKLIEYGASPYFAWFNAPNHVVKETDYDDLYAANYEQWIDLAAEIYSEVNQVNQPFAGRSMISHESLEEGVFRTTYEGGGFVIVNYNDFPVEVDNDTVEAQSYVTGGEQL; this is encoded by the coding sequence ATGAATTATACCGTAGCCAAAAAAATAACAGGAATGCTGCTCGCGGGCAGTCTGCTTCTTGGCGGTTGTCAATTCTCGCCAACACCGCTCGCTCACGAGACAGTGACGGCCGCAGATCCGACGGACTTTCCCTCCCTGCCTCCCGGAGAGAAACTGAAATCATCGTTCAGCGATGTTCGCCTTCCCGGCATGGTAGGCATTGCGCAGAATGCTGCGCTGCAGTTGTTCATCAACGAAGAGACTGCCGAGATTGCAGTGATTCACACGCAGAGCGGCCAGATCTGGCGCAGCAATCCTGCAGATCGTGAGCAGGATGGGGTTGCAGCTGGGATAAACAAAGACCTTTTGTCATCACAAACGAAGCTCAGCTTCTTCAACAGCCTCGGACAGAGTAGCACCGTGAATTCCTTCACGGATAGTGTTGCACACAAGCAGATAAGCTACGAGGTGCTGCCAAGCGGCGTGCGGGTCCACTACCAGTTTGGAAGCACTGAGCGATCCATAGAAGACTTGCCGATGAAGATCAGCAAGGAGCGATTTGAACAAAAGCTGCTTGCACAGCTAGACAAGGCCGGGCAACGGGCCTTGAAGGTCGGCTATGCGGAAGACAAGGATGAAGGCGCTTACGTCCGGATTGATAAGGCGATGCAAGGATTGCAATTGTCCCGGGCCTTGAAGGCTTTTGACACAGCCGGTTACACATCGGAGGATCTGGCTCAGGATCATGCCGAGTTTGGCATTGAAGAGGAACGAAGTGGACCACGGCTGTTTATGCTTACGATGGAATATGAGTTGGATGGAGAGGATCTGCTTGTACGTGTTCCGTCCTCAGGCATTCATTTTCCGGAGGAATATCCGATCAACAACATATCTGTAATGGATTATTTCGGGGCTGGGGGTACAAAAGAAGAGGGCTCCATACTGGTGCCGGACGGTTCGGGAGCGCTGATCCATTTTAACAATGGCAAGCTGCAGTATCCTGCCTACCAACAAGATATATACGGACCGGATATGACCATGAAACTGCGGGAAGCAAGTTCGAATGAAGCCAGAGCCAGGTTGCCGGTATTTGGACTGATTCGGAAAGAGGGGGCTTTCCTGGGCATTATTGAAGAAGGGGATGCCGTTGCAGTTGTGAATGCCGATATCAGCGGCAAACTGAACAGTTACAACAACGTATATCCAAGCTTCTATGTAGTGAACAAGAGCGATGTGACGCTTCAGGCAAGTGATATGGTTCGTACACTTCCGAAATTCCAGAAGAAACCGACTGTGTCCGACTTCGTCGTTCGATATGCTTTTGTGGGGGCGGATAAAGCCTCGTACTCAGGGCTTGCAACTCTCTATCGGGATTATCTGATGCAAAACGGCGGACTTCCCGAGTTAAACGCCAGCAAGGAGCAGAGTAACGTTCCCTTTTATCTGCAACTGTTCGGTGGCATGACAACAAGGCAGCATATGCTGGGCATACCGTATGATTCAACGGAGGCTTTGACCACATTTGATGAAGCCAAAAACATTCTCTCCGCCTTAACGGAGAAGAAGGTATCCAATATTCAGGTGCGCTATGCGGGATGGCTTAACGGCGGACTTCATCATCGACTGCCGGATTCCATCCAAGTAGATGGCGCGGTAGGCGGGAAAAAGGGATTGCGGGATTTCAGCACATACACACAAGAAGCGGGCATCGGCTTCTATCCCGATATCGCTCTGCTGAATGTGCAATCCAAAAAAGGGTTTAAACCGTCCAAAGAAGCTTCACGCACATTAACTCAGGAACCGGCGGTCTTGTATCCGATGAACCAGGCCATCCAGCGGCGGGACCGGGATCGTTCACCATCCTATGTGCTTTCGCCCAACATGCTGGAGGACGTGACGGCAGACATGTTAGATGAGCTGAGGTCCCTTCAAAAGGATGGACTGTCACTAAGCCTGAATGATCTGGCAGCTCAGTTAAACAGCGATATGAATCCGAAAAAGCTGGTGGACCGAACACAAGCGCTTGGCTCCGTAAAGAAGGCACTTGAACAGATCGGGCAGCAGTCTGGCTCGCTTGTTGCTGAAGGCGGGAACGCTTATGCCCTGCCGTATGTAACTGATCTGACAGATGCACCGATGACCAGCAGCCGTTTCAAGCTGGAGGATGAAGAGATTCCGTTCTATCAGCTCGTTGTACACGGCAGCATCGGTTATACGGGGACGCCATACAATCTCTCCACATATACCAATGCAAGGCAATATGTGCTGAAGCTGATTGAATATGGAGCCAGTCCTTACTTTGCATGGTTCAATGCGCCAAACCATGTTGTGAAAGAAACGGATTATGATGATCTCTACGCGGCGAATTATGAACAATGGATCGATCTGGCCGCCGAGATCTACAGCGAGGTGAACCAGGTGAACCAGCCGTTTGCCGGACGTTCCATGATATCTCATGAATCCCTGGAGGAGGGCGTCTTCCGGACAACATATGAAGGTGGCGGGTTCGTAATCGTCAATTATAACGACTTCCCTGTAGAAGTTGACAACGATACAGTGGAAGCCCAAAGCTATGTGACTGGTGGTGAGCAGCTCTGA
- a CDS encoding YIP1 family protein: MQASSKQLYQYPLHLIFHPFDGYWELKYERNQRNSLLIAFMILVLLVITKILHAQYSGFLINLSNPKYLNSLLEMLYVIIPVLFWCVANWSLTTLMDGEGKFSEIFMSTCFALVPLLLIHFPWIWLSLVISAQETAFYYFSNALAVVWTVYLLFVGNMTVHQYTPAKTVLTMLLTLVAMAFMAFLCLLFFSLVQQIVSFVVTIYQELVLRG; the protein is encoded by the coding sequence ATGCAGGCATCAAGTAAGCAACTATACCAGTACCCGCTGCATCTGATTTTCCATCCGTTTGACGGATACTGGGAATTGAAATATGAACGGAACCAGAGAAACTCACTGCTGATTGCTTTCATGATCCTGGTGCTTCTGGTCATCACCAAAATTTTGCATGCCCAGTACAGCGGTTTTCTTATTAATCTCAGTAATCCAAAGTACCTGAACAGTCTGCTCGAAATGTTATATGTCATTATACCGGTACTGTTTTGGTGTGTGGCTAACTGGTCGTTAACCACATTGATGGACGGGGAAGGCAAGTTCTCCGAAATATTCATGTCAACGTGTTTTGCACTGGTACCGTTGTTACTCATTCATTTTCCATGGATCTGGCTGAGTCTTGTGATCTCTGCGCAGGAAACTGCCTTTTATTATTTCTCCAATGCACTCGCCGTTGTATGGACGGTATATCTGTTATTTGTGGGGAATATGACGGTTCATCAGTACACACCAGCCAAAACGGTGCTCACGATGCTGCTGACACTTGTGGCGATGGCGTTTATGGCATTTCTGTGCCTGTTATTCTTCAGTCTTGTACAGCAGATTGTATCGTTTGTCGTAACCATCTATCAGGAATTAGTGCTTCGGGGCTAA
- a CDS encoding helix-turn-helix domain-containing protein has product MYDILLVDFSRRLCGELQQMLLRSKAQYTIANCVFSSAEALTALSERDFSLVMVHTERFDTAGLWLCNDIRKKSQIPILLMGGRDHFRFVRKALTYQVNDYLPYPVSPSSLLNSLHALRSHLETDPAHKTSSFFKTPVQMNGKPMHSSHVIRIVKAYVRDHLSDEITLKKISDMLHFNCAYLGQKFKLEEKMSFNDYMLQQRMEKAQQLLSSTNLRIYEIAIEVGYKDIDWFYKKFKAYAGSSPNAYRRQKIHTA; this is encoded by the coding sequence ATGTATGATATTTTACTTGTGGATTTCAGCCGTCGTTTGTGCGGAGAGTTGCAACAGATGTTGCTACGGAGCAAAGCTCAATATACTATCGCAAATTGTGTGTTCTCATCGGCCGAGGCTTTGACCGCATTGTCAGAACGAGACTTTTCCCTTGTTATGGTACATACAGAGAGGTTTGATACCGCGGGGCTCTGGTTATGCAATGACATTCGAAAAAAAAGTCAGATACCCATCCTCCTTATGGGTGGAAGAGATCACTTCAGGTTTGTACGCAAAGCCTTGACGTATCAGGTAAATGATTATCTCCCGTATCCTGTTAGTCCCTCTTCTTTACTTAACAGTCTACATGCACTTAGATCTCACCTTGAAACCGACCCGGCACACAAAACGTCGTCGTTCTTCAAAACACCCGTTCAAATGAACGGTAAGCCCATGCACTCCAGTCATGTCATTCGTATCGTGAAGGCGTATGTACGGGATCATCTGAGTGATGAAATCACGCTGAAGAAGATCTCTGACATGCTTCATTTTAACTGTGCGTACCTTGGACAGAAGTTCAAGCTGGAAGAGAAGATGTCTTTCAATGATTATATGCTCCAGCAACGTATGGAAAAGGCACAGCAGTTGTTGTCTTCCACCAATCTGCGAATATATGAGATTGCTATTGAGGTAGGTTATAAGGATATTGACTGGTTCTATAAAAAGTTCAAAGCGTATGCCGGATCGAGTCCCAATGCTTATAGAAGACAAAAAATCCACACGGCCTAA
- a CDS encoding carbohydrate ABC transporter permease, producing MTSKVRAVFGMPKRLNRSFTVSLMLFALLGVFGSFMVLPLIYAVNNAFKPLDELFIFPPRFWVNNPTTENFADLINLMGNSWVPLSRYIANTLLITILGTAGHILLASAAAYPLAKYRFPGSKVLFTIVILSLMFSPHVTAIPNYMVMSWLGWINTHASIIVPSLAFSLGLFLMKQFMEQIPDALLEAAKIDGANEYRIFWSIVMPNVKPAWLTLMILQFPALWGTDGGSFIYSENLKTLHYALSQIVQGGIARAGVGAAVALLLMIVPITLFIISQSSVMQTMATSGMKE from the coding sequence ATGACCAGCAAAGTACGTGCCGTGTTTGGCATGCCAAAAAGGCTTAATCGGTCATTTACCGTCAGCCTGATGTTATTTGCATTGCTGGGCGTGTTTGGCTCCTTTATGGTGCTTCCGCTCATTTATGCTGTCAACAATGCATTCAAGCCGCTGGATGAGCTGTTTATTTTCCCGCCGCGCTTCTGGGTGAACAATCCGACAACGGAGAATTTTGCCGATCTGATCAACCTCATGGGCAATTCGTGGGTGCCGTTATCCCGCTATATTGCCAACACATTGCTCATTACGATACTTGGCACAGCCGGGCATATCCTGCTTGCATCTGCAGCGGCTTATCCGCTGGCGAAATATCGTTTTCCGGGTTCCAAAGTGTTGTTCACCATTGTCATTCTGTCCCTGATGTTCTCGCCGCATGTTACGGCGATTCCGAACTACATGGTCATGTCCTGGCTTGGCTGGATTAACACTCATGCGTCCATTATTGTGCCATCACTTGCGTTCTCGTTGGGACTTTTCCTGATGAAACAGTTCATGGAGCAGATTCCCGATGCTTTGCTGGAGGCAGCCAAAATCGATGGAGCCAATGAATACCGGATATTCTGGAGCATCGTGATGCCCAATGTGAAGCCGGCGTGGCTCACGCTCATGATCCTGCAGTTTCCAGCGTTATGGGGAACGGATGGCGGGAGCTTCATTTACAGTGAAAATCTCAAAACGCTGCATTATGCGCTCAGTCAGATTGTGCAGGGAGGGATTGCAAGAGCCGGTGTAGGTGCGGCTGTTGCCTTGCTGCTGATGATCGTACCGATCACTCTGTTTATCATCTCTCAGAGCAGTGTTATGCAGACGATGGCCACTTCGGGCATGAAAGAGTAG
- a CDS encoding extracellular solute-binding protein: MRSRKKKGLILVLVLALVLSIWTLYPSRDRNPGTVHALEDFEAVSGTEDSFSYEHYLTAHDNTAKPDEIVRIEGESYVQAEDGEFEVVQGYAGLDGNAVITPETGTIRWDVPVQVSGLYNIRIHYYPVEGKSSGIERRLELNGKVPFRGADILLFDRVWGNREDNVRQDDRGNELRPRQVEQPEWQLTSFKDSAGYFEEPFQFYFEKGSQKLSLTSLRESMAIDYIELYQESEVPSYAELEQTYASLGLKQSAPVMLKVQGEEAVSKSSPTLAPISDRSSPSLEPYNVSKIRMNAIGGINWKLPGEWIEWEIDVPEDGLYQLALKVKQDQLRGIYATRSLTINGEVPFKEMKRIRFNYSPAWQTQVLGSGEDQPYQFHLEKGKHRIRMTVTLGDIAPLLRTVESSVLELNEMYRKILMITSNSPDPLRDYQLERRIPEMTEVFERQADILRSVADYLEKATGEQSDKVAVLHAMVLQLEDMAARPETVPKRLDTFKINVGGLGTWILSVREQPITLDYLVVSPPGESLPKAEASTVQQVKHELGAYVASYTEDYDSIGNVEQKKDAITVWITTGRDQAQVLKGMIDDSFTPDTDVSVQLRLVPPNILLPATLSGEGPDVAMQMGEDIPVNYAMRNATADLSQFPDFEEISGRFRESGLTPYRYNDGVYALPEQQHFPMLFYRKDILNELGLEPPKTWQDVYNAIAVLQKHNMEFYLPIEDTLNNANLVPNSTFAMLLYQNDGTFYTEDQKKSALDSEISMDAFKRWTQFYTNYKFPLKADFPNRFRTGEMPIGIADYTTYNMLTVMAPEIRNLWDFTIVPGTQLPDGSIRHEVASATSAVMMLENADNKEAAWKFMKWWTDDQTQIEYGREMEGLMGAAARYPTANIEALKQLPWPVKDYQNLEKQWEWVQGIPQLPGGYFTGRHLDNAFRKVVNANENPREALSDYVLYIDDEIELKRKEFNLK; this comes from the coding sequence ATGCGGTCACGTAAGAAAAAGGGACTAATCCTGGTGCTTGTCCTGGCCTTGGTGCTCTCCATATGGACACTATATCCATCGCGGGATCGTAATCCGGGAACGGTACATGCGCTTGAGGACTTTGAGGCGGTATCGGGAACCGAGGATTCATTCAGTTATGAGCATTATCTGACTGCTCATGACAATACGGCCAAACCGGATGAAATTGTACGCATCGAAGGCGAATCTTATGTTCAGGCAGAGGATGGGGAATTTGAGGTTGTGCAAGGGTACGCCGGATTAGACGGAAATGCCGTAATTACGCCGGAAACTGGAACCATTCGCTGGGATGTTCCTGTTCAAGTGAGCGGTTTGTACAACATTCGCATTCACTATTATCCCGTAGAAGGTAAAAGCTCCGGGATCGAACGCAGGCTTGAGCTTAACGGTAAGGTCCCGTTCAGAGGGGCCGATATTCTTCTGTTTGACAGGGTATGGGGGAATCGCGAGGACAACGTCCGGCAGGACGATCGTGGCAACGAGCTTAGACCCAGACAAGTGGAACAGCCCGAATGGCAGCTGACTTCCTTCAAGGACAGCGCAGGGTACTTCGAGGAACCGTTTCAGTTTTATTTTGAAAAAGGCAGTCAGAAGTTATCGCTCACTTCATTAAGAGAAAGCATGGCGATCGATTATATTGAGCTATATCAAGAAAGCGAAGTTCCTTCCTATGCAGAGCTGGAGCAGACCTATGCCTCACTCGGCTTGAAACAATCGGCTCCTGTTATGTTGAAAGTACAAGGGGAGGAAGCTGTCAGCAAGTCATCCCCTACACTGGCACCAATCTCGGACCGATCAAGCCCTTCACTGGAGCCTTATAATGTATCGAAAATTCGGATGAACGCCATCGGGGGCATTAACTGGAAGCTGCCGGGGGAATGGATAGAATGGGAAATTGATGTGCCTGAAGACGGACTGTATCAACTGGCGCTTAAGGTGAAACAGGATCAATTGCGTGGCATCTATGCCACCCGCAGTCTGACGATTAACGGTGAAGTTCCGTTTAAGGAAATGAAACGCATTCGATTTAACTACAGCCCGGCCTGGCAAACACAGGTGTTGGGTTCGGGAGAGGATCAGCCATATCAGTTTCATCTTGAAAAAGGAAAACACCGGATCCGAATGACGGTTACACTTGGCGACATCGCTCCGCTGCTGCGGACCGTGGAATCCAGCGTGCTGGAACTGAATGAGATGTATCGCAAAATATTAATGATTACCTCCAACAGTCCAGACCCACTGCGGGATTACCAGCTGGAACGGCGTATTCCAGAGATGACGGAGGTGTTTGAACGACAAGCTGACATCTTGCGCTCCGTTGCAGATTACCTGGAAAAGGCCACGGGTGAGCAAAGTGACAAAGTGGCCGTACTGCACGCCATGGTATTACAGCTTGAAGATATGGCGGCCAGACCAGAGACGGTTCCCAAACGGCTGGATACGTTCAAAATTAACGTAGGTGGTCTCGGCACATGGATTCTATCGGTACGTGAACAGCCGATTACGTTGGATTACCTTGTCGTTTCTCCGCCGGGTGAATCGCTGCCAAAAGCGGAAGCGAGCACCGTCCAGCAGGTGAAGCACGAACTGGGCGCATATGTTGCCTCGTATACCGAAGATTACGACAGCATTGGCAACGTGGAACAAAAGAAGGATGCCATCACTGTATGGATCACGACCGGACGAGATCAGGCCCAAGTACTGAAAGGTATGATCGACGATTCGTTTACCCCGGATACGGATGTGTCCGTGCAGTTACGTCTCGTTCCGCCTAATATTTTGCTGCCCGCAACACTCTCGGGGGAAGGACCGGATGTTGCCATGCAGATGGGCGAAGACATTCCGGTGAACTATGCGATGAGGAATGCAACGGCGGATCTAAGCCAGTTCCCTGATTTCGAGGAAATTTCGGGCAGGTTCCGTGAAAGCGGATTGACGCCATACCGCTACAATGACGGGGTATATGCCCTTCCGGAGCAGCAGCATTTTCCAATGCTCTTTTACCGCAAAGATATTCTGAATGAACTGGGCCTCGAACCGCCAAAAACGTGGCAAGACGTATATAACGCCATCGCCGTGCTGCAGAAGCATAACATGGAGTTTTATCTGCCGATTGAGGATACGCTGAACAATGCCAACCTGGTTCCGAATTCAACCTTTGCCATGTTGTTATATCAGAATGACGGAACGTTCTACACCGAAGACCAGAAGAAAAGTGCGCTGGATTCGGAGATTTCAATGGACGCGTTCAAACGCTGGACGCAATTTTATACCAATTACAAGTTTCCGCTCAAAGCCGACTTTCCGAACCGCTTCCGTACCGGGGAAATGCCGATCGGGATTGCTGATTACACCACGTATAACATGTTGACGGTTATGGCTCCGGAAATCCGCAATCTTTGGGACTTTACGATTGTTCCGGGTACACAGCTTCCGGATGGGTCCATACGGCATGAAGTGGCCAGCGCTACGAGCGCGGTGATGATGCTCGAAAATGCCGACAACAAGGAAGCGGCGTGGAAGTTCATGAAGTGGTGGACTGATGATCAGACCCAGATTGAATACGGGAGAGAAATGGAAGGTCTTATGGGAGCGGCTGCCCGTTACCCGACGGCCAATATCGAAGCCTTGAAGCAATTGCCTTGGCCTGTGAAGGATTATCAAAATCTCGAGAAACAATGGGAATGGGTACAGGGAATCCCGCAGCTTCCTGGAGGTTATTTCACGGGACGACATCTGGACAACGCCTTCCGCAAGGTGGTCAATGCTAATGAAAATCCGCGTGAAGCCTTATCGGACTATGTATTGTACATTGATGATGAAATAGAGTTGAAACGCAAGGAATTTAATCTGAAATAG